The Halococcus saccharolyticus DSM 5350 genome contains the following window.
GAATCGATCGAGACGCACGACCTCGATCCCGACGAGGACGAGGAGACCGTCGCCGACCTGCTCGACGCTGCCGAGGGACTCGCCGACGACCTCGACGACGCCGAGGAGTGGGACGATCTCACGGTGCGTGAGAAGCTCACCGTCGAGGGGTTTTACGACGTGCTCAGTTCCGAGAACCGCAAGGATTACCCTCCGGAGTGGAACGCGATCAAGATCTACGAGAAGCGCGGCGAACCCGAGCCGATCCTCCGGGGACTGGAGATGTTCGGCTCGGAGTTCATGGAGGAGCACTGTATCGAGTCGCTGAAACGACTCGGCGCACCTGCGGCGTTCGACGCGATGGAGCAGCGCGCCCAGAAGCGTGACAAGGCCCCGATCGCGGCGCTCGGGAAGATCGGCGACGACCGCGCGCTCGACACGCTCCACGAGTACATCGAGGGCGATAGTGACCCCGGTCTCCAGAAGGTCACGCTCAAAGCGCTCGGCGAGATCGGCTCGGAAGATTCGACACAGCCGGTCGCCGATCGCCTCGTCGCCGACAACGAAACCGTCCGCTCGAACGCGGCGCGTGCACTCGGCCTGATCGGCGACGCACGCGCGATCGACCCGCTCGCGGACGTGATCGACGAGGACGACTCGAACTCGGTGCGCGCGAGCGCGGCGTGGGCGCTCAACCAGATCGGGACCGAGAGCGCGCTCGACGCCGCCCGCGACCACGCCGACGATCGATCGTATCTCGTCCAAACCGAGGCCGAGAAGGCCGAAGACGCGATGGCCGACGACGGCGACACGACCGAAACTCCGGCCTGAGACCCGCTCTTCCGTTCTGCCAGATTCGATCCGGCACGAAGGCTTAAATCGGAGAACGTGACC
Protein-coding sequences here:
- a CDS encoding HEAT repeat domain-containing protein, with the translated sequence METKHTPESLDERLDEIEAAVEEADTESDLDAVESDLDDVEADIEAADLPESDEDEEDEDEEDDERTREELESRVTELRETIESQRGPYAEDVVETVEGAKTTITETRWTDEGEDEVAEAVERFLDDAGDTLSETFAVKNDGADSDTGNEAATDGGDAQEDVDDEDDADEHAELVAALDDVIESIETHDLDPDEDEETVADLLDAAEGLADDLDDAEEWDDLTVREKLTVEGFYDVLSSENRKDYPPEWNAIKIYEKRGEPEPILRGLEMFGSEFMEEHCIESLKRLGAPAAFDAMEQRAQKRDKAPIAALGKIGDDRALDTLHEYIEGDSDPGLQKVTLKALGEIGSEDSTQPVADRLVADNETVRSNAARALGLIGDARAIDPLADVIDEDDSNSVRASAAWALNQIGTESALDAARDHADDRSYLVQTEAEKAEDAMADDGDTTETPA